The following coding sequences lie in one Rutidosis leptorrhynchoides isolate AG116_Rl617_1_P2 chromosome 6, CSIRO_AGI_Rlap_v1, whole genome shotgun sequence genomic window:
- the LOC139852126 gene encoding probable CCR4-associated factor 1 homolog 6, whose protein sequence is MSIVLPKSDSVQIREVWNDNLEEELALIRDIVDAYPYIAMDTEFPGVVIRPIAQFKNINDYNYVTLKENVDMLKLIQLGLTFSDENGNLPTCGTDKPCIWQFNFREFNVTEDIFANDSIEMLKQCGIDFNKNSEMGIDANRFGELLMSSGVVLNDNICWVTFHSGYDFGYLLKLLTHKPLPKSQTGFFDLIKIYFPIVYDIKHLMRFCNHLHGGLNKLAEILEVERIGVCHQAGSDSLLTSHAFKKLKENYFNGNTEKYAGVLYGLGVEDGDK, encoded by the coding sequence ATGTCTATTGTTTTACCCAAAAGTGATTCTGTGCAAATTAGAGAAGTATGGAATGATAACCTTGAAGAAGAATTGGCTCTGATTCGTGATATTGTTGATGCTTACCCTTATATCGCTATGGATACTGAGTTCCCAGGTGTTGTTATTCGCCCAATAGCACAATTCAAGAAcattaatgattataattatgtgACTTTGAAGGAAAATGTTGATATGTTGAAGTTGATTCAACTGGGTCTTACTTTCTCTGATGAAAATGGAAATCTGCCCACATGTGGAACCGATAAGCCGTGCATTTGGCAGTTCAATTTTCGCGAGTTTAATGTGACTGAAGACATCTTTGCTAATGATTCGATCGAGATGTTAAAACAGTGTGGGATTGATTTTAACAAGAACAGTGAGATGGGTATTGATGCAAATCGATTTGGGGAGCTATTGATGTCTTCAGGTGTTGTTTTGAATGATAACATCTGTTGGGTTACATTTCATAGTGGCTATGATTTTGGGTACTTGCTTAAGTTATTGACCCATAAACCATTGCCCAAGTCTCAAACCGGGTTCTTTGATTTGATCAAGATTTATTTCCCAATTGTTTATGACATCAAACATTTGATGAGGTTTTGTAACCATCTTCATGGTGGATTGAACAAACTTGCAGAGATTTTGGAAGTTGAAAGGATCGGTGTTTGTCATCAAGCGGGATCAGATAGTTTGTTGACGTCTCATGCGTTTAAGAAGTTGAAAGAGAATTACTTTAATGGAAACACGGAGAAGTATGCTGGTGTGTTGTATGGTTTAGGTGTTGAAGATGGTGATAAATAA